The DNA window ATCTATATAATTAGGATCAACTTCAATGATTGTCGCTTCCGGAATTCCCAATAGTAAATCCATATTGATGTTGGCAATATTGTAATTATTTTTAGCCTCCAACAACTGTAATTCAATATTTGAAGTCTGAAGATTTGCCTTTAAACGGTCATTTCTTGCGATCAAACCATTATTTTCCATTTTTAGGAACGTTTCGTCCCTTTGGTTTGAGGCAGTAAGGTTTTCCTCTAAAACTTTAATAGATTGGTTTGCTTTAAACAGGTTATTATAAGCCTGTGCAACATTATAAGCAATTGCTATTTTATCGTTTTCAGTGCTTAATTTTGATGCTTCTACAAGGTATTTCGCAGATTCAATTCCATACTTTATTCTTCCTCCTGAATACAAAGGCATTGATAAATTGGCTTGACCTAAAAATACAGACTTCGGAGATGCCATACCTCCACCTCCAGATCCAGATTCATTTAAAAATTTCAAATCTACTTTTGCATTTGTCAAACGCATATACTGCCCCGAAAGTTTAAAATCAGGCAGTTGTTTGTTTTTTGCTTCCAAAAGATCTGCTGTAGCCTCTTCAATCTTAGCCGCATCGATCTTAAGATTCTTGCTGTTTTGGATTCCCAACTGAACAGCTTCATCGAGGCTGAGTTGTTTTTTCTCCTGAGCATTTGTGTTTGCAATTCCTATAAATAGAGAAAGTGCAATAATGGAATTATTTATTTTCTTCATAACCTAAAAGGTCTTTTAGTATATGTTTAATATGTTTATTAAGTTCTGCGTAATATTTTTTATCAAAAACTTCTTCATCTTCCGTGTCATTTAAGAATTCCTTATACATTTCCTTCCCATTAAATGCATAGAACAATGTTCCACTTACCGTTGCATGTAATAAATAAATAGGTGGATTTTTTGTAAAAATTCCTTTTCTCAATCCGCTTTCCAGTATTTGTGAATACGTAGAGATAAAGACCATTTTTGTTTGTTTAAGGAATTCTACAATCTGTGGATTTTCAGCATGTAATTGCTCCCGCTGCATAATTCTGTAAAAACATTTTTGATCTTTTATTTTCGCTGAAAACTTATCTACTATCTTCTCTATTTTCTCCCATTCATTGATGTCAGTTCTTTCCAGAATATCTTTCGAAAAAAACTGGCCTTCATTCATTCTGTATTCAACCAATTTCTCGTACAGTTTTTCTTTTGAACCAAAATAATAGGAAATCATGGAAATATTTACATTCGCTGCCTTAGAAATTTCTCTGGTAGAAGTTCCTTCAAAACCCTTTTCTGCGAAAAGTTTTTCTGCGGCAAATAATATATTTTCTTCTTTTGAAATCATGTCACTATTCATTTTTGAAGCCGCAAATTTACATAAGTTTTTCACAAAATCAAACGATTGATTGATTTTTTAATATGTTTTTAATTTCAGTTAATATAACTAACTGAAAATTAATACACTTTGGCTAATTAAAAATACTAAATTTCCATAAAAGGTTTAAATTTAATTTACAAATACGTGAATTAAATTTAAAATATTTAAACTAAAATCAGCAGGTCCGCTTGTGTCGGAAGAAAAAAAATATTACGCTAAAAGATTAAATAAGATGAAAATTATAAAAATTCATTAGAAAGAAAAATATACTTGGCAAGGAATTAAATATTCAACTCCGGCAAATAGCCGGAGTTGAATATAATTAATGGTATCAGTTTAAGATCAATTGGTTACGATCATCTTTTTTGAATCTATGATCTTACCATTGGCAACAAGATTATAAATATAGGTTCCTGCTGTCAACGTACGTGCAGTAATACTGATTTGTTTTTCACCTTTTTTAATAGGAATAAGTTGCATTTGTCTCCCACTCAGATCATATATTCCTATCGCGGCATTTGTGTCACCTGCATTAAATCTGATCACCGTTTCCTGATTAAACGGATTAGGAGCATTTTGTTCCAGAGAGTAAGATGTGGATGTATTCACCATAGATGGAGAAGTATTTTTATTATCACCCATAGCATTCAGCTTTGCTTCTATTGCATCCATCTTAGCCTTCAGATCTTTAATTTCATTTTTCTGATCTTTTAATTCATTGATTAATAGTGGAATTATTTCAATATAATTAAGTGCATAATTTCCTTTTTCATCTATAGTAACTAAGTTTGGAAATTCCTTTTCAACTTCTTGAGCAATAAGACCAAAATGCAGTTTAGTATCAGCTTTACCTTCACCTTCTTTTTTAGGTTTAAAAGTATAAGAGTATGTATTAAGGTTGAATAGATTACCCGGAATGTCTTTAAGAGGTTTAATATTATCCTTTAATCTTCTGTCGGAAGTTGAAATAAAAGACTGAGCTCTTGCCTCAAATGAAACCTGTAAACGTCCATCTACATAAAGTTCGTTATTTCCATTTCCCAAAACAGTAACCCCTCCGGTTGGAGAACCATTACCCCCATTCAGGAAATTTAAATAAGCCACTCCCCTTATTGAGTTGATGATCGTTCCGTTACCAAAACTCGGACTAGAGTACATGGCAATCCCTGAAGACCTTACATTACCTAAATTATCATTGTACATCATCCTGCTTTCATTTACGGTATTCGATAAAGACTGAAGCCCAAAAACGCCACCATAGCTCAACCAGTTGATTAATACTGGATTTACCGGAGGTATTATATTCGTAACCTGGTTGTAGACTTCTATGATATTAGGAACATTAGTTCCGTTAAACACTCTATATCCATGATTGATCTTTAATGCAGAAATAGTACTTCCTGAATTAATATCCAATCTCGCCGTAGGAGCTGTGTTACCTATTCCTACTGCACCACCAGTTGTAGTTGGTATAGCTGTACCTGTCCACACGTTCTGTGCAGAAACAGAAAAAGTTGCACCTAATACAAATAAAAGGCATAAAGAAGTTGTGATTTTTTTCATAGTATTAATTTTTAGTGATTGGATTTATCCATTTGTCAATAAAGATACTATCATGTCAAACTTTTCACATCCTTAAAAAAAGTAAGTGTGGCAATATTCTTAGTAAGTGTCACTATTTTATAATAAGTGTATAATTCTGACTCGTTTAAAAATAAAAAAGTCCGGTAAGATACCGGACTCTTTATTATGTAAATTGTTTTTGATATTATATACCTTTAACCACTGTGAAACTTCTATGTTGTTTTATGAATATACCTTGAAAGCTTGATCCCAAGGTCGGTCCATATAATTTTAGGATTTCCGTTTCGGGTGAGATGCAGATCAGCAGTGCTTATTTCTTCCAAGATACTTTCAATATTTGCTCCACTGATAAATTTGGAAAAACCTGTCCAATTGAAACCATTTGCATTAATTTTTTTATAAACCAGACTTTCCGATTGGTAATTTTGCAATAGAGCCAGCCTGAATATTTCAGAACAATAGTCTAAAAAGTTTTTTTGTTTCTCCCTATTCCATCCTGCAATTTCCCTTGCCCAAAGAATAATATTTTTAAGAAATTCAGGTTTCTTTTTTACCTGAAAAGCATCTCTCACCCACTGAATGAAAAGCCTTTCAAATTCTTCATTTTTATTCTCTGACTTTAAAAGCTTTATTGCATCATTAAGATTTCCTTGGGCTTCATGGACTATTTCTCTGGATTGATCATCTGAAACGGAAAAACTGTTCTTTAAATATGCTTCAATATCCGTATCATTAATCCGGGGAACTTCCACGATCTGCGTTCTGGAAAGTATGGTAGGTAAGATATCATTAGAACTTTCTGCCGTAAGGAGGATAATGGTTTTTGCAGGTGGTTCTTCTAAAAATTTCAAAAACTTATTGGACGCTGCAATGTTCATTTTATCTGCCCTCCAGACAATTAGAATTTTAGTTCCACCTTCGAAACTCTTAAGAGAGAATTTCTGGTTTTGGTCATCTACTTCATCTGCAGAAATAAAAAGCTGCTTATTCTCTGAATCTAAAAATGCCGTCCAGTCATCATAGCTTGCATAGGGTGATGCAAGGATCATTTCTCTGAAATCCTCAAACTTATTTTTACTTAATGAATTTTTATTATCCGTATAAACAGGGAAACTAAAGTGGAGATCCAGGTGATTTAAATGTTCAACTTTTGAAGCAGCATGTTCATTTTCCCTTTGTAAGATATCTTTTGCATAAGCCAATACAAGTGGGAATGTCCCATATCCCTCTTTTCCGACAAAAAGTTGGGCGTGGCTTACTCTGTTTTCTTTAATACTGTCTTTAAGAAGTTTTTTCAGGCTCTCTTGACCGGCAATGTTCTCCCAATTCATGCTCCAAAGATAAAAAATCTTCTTTCAATTTCCGGAAATTTAATACACCGTATTTGTTAAAAAAATAATCTCCGGATATGATTTTTTAAAACAAAGGATGTAATTATAGTTAGCATCAATAATCAATTTAAAATAATTCATTTAATTAAATTGTATACAATTTAATTTTTAACAATACATTTGCTTAGCAATTAAACAAAAAAATAAATTCAACATTATGAAAGTATTATACAGTACAGTGGCTACAGCAACGGGAGGAAGAAATGGACATGTAAAAAGTGAAAACGGAGTTTTAGATCTTGAAGTAAGGATGCCAAAAGGCCTGGGTGGTGCTAACGAGGATTTTACAAATCCAGAAATGTTATTTGCAGCAGGGTATTCTGCGTGTTTTGACAGTGCTTTGAATTTGGTCATTAAACAAAGCAAAATAAAAACAGGCGAAACAAAGGTTACAGCCAAAGTAAGTCTTGGTCAATTGGAAAATGGTGGTTTTGGTCTTGCCGTAGATCTACATGCCAACATTCCTGAAGTATCTTTGGAAGAAGCACAATCCCTGATTGAAAAAGCACATCAGGTTTGCCCTTATTCCAATGCAACAAGGGGAAATATCGAAGTAAAATTAAGTGTTACAAATACCGAATCCTAAAATTAATCATAAAGCAATAATCTAAATATTAATTAAAAATCAATAATTTAGATAAAACTTTCAGCAACAATAAATAGGATCCAATAATATTAACAAGAAAAAAAATGACACCAGAACTAGACCAACACATCAGGAATGTATTTGAAAAACAAAAGGCATTTTTCAAGACGAACCAAACTAAAGATATTGAATTTAGAAAAGCGCAATTAAGCAAATTCCGTGACGTATTTCTAAGTCACACAGATACTTTATGTGAAGCTCTAGATATTGACTTGGGTAAGAGCAGAAAAGAGGCAGAATATGTAGAAATTCAAATTGTATCAAGCGAACTGGATTATCTGTTAGAGAACATTGATGAATGGGCAAAACCTACTTTTGTAGAATCAAAACCACACCCATCAGGTGGTGAGATCGTGAGCAAAATAATGTATGAACCTTACGGTGTTAATTATATTATCGGTCCTTTCAATTATCCTGTTCAGCTTACTTTCAGCCCTTTGATTGGAGCATTGATCGCCGGAAATACGGCAATTATCAAACCCTCTGAAAATACACCTCACGTGGCTAAAGTAATTGAAGATATTGTAAACGAAGCTTTTGATGAATCATATGTAAAAGTGATCCAGGGAGCAATAGAAGAAAATACTTTATTATTAAGTCTTCCTTTTGATTATATATTCTTTACCGGAAGTCCAAACGTCGGTAAGATTGTAATGAAAGCAGCAGCAGAACAACTGATCCCACTAACTCTGGAATTGGGGGGTAAATCACCAACTATTGTTCATAAGGATGCTGATCTTGATAAAGCTGTGGCTAAGATTTCTTATGGAAAATGGATCAATTGTGGGCAAACCTGTGTAGCACCGGATTATATTTATATCCACGAATCCGTAAAAGATACATTTATCAGCAAGTTTACAGCCTA is part of the Chryseobacterium paludis genome and encodes:
- a CDS encoding TolC family protein, which translates into the protein MKKINNSIIALSLFIGIANTNAQEKKQLSLDEAVQLGIQNSKNLKIDAAKIEEATADLLEAKNKQLPDFKLSGQYMRLTNAKVDLKFLNESGSGGGGMASPKSVFLGQANLSMPLYSGGRIKYGIESAKYLVEASKLSTENDKIAIAYNVAQAYNNLFKANQSIKVLEENLTASNQRDETFLKMENNGLIARNDRLKANLQTSNIELQLLEAKNNYNIANINMDLLLGIPEATIIEVDPNYIDEAQDAKPVDYYLTEAQQNRKDLQALSQQRRAAQLGSKAAKAENLPTIALTGGYIAADAPDFLTVYNAVNVGVGIQYNLANIWKKNSSLRQSQAREKQLEASNELLNDNIKLDVNREYQNTDYSKQRIAVFEKSAVQANENYRITKNKFDNGLATMTELLDADAAQISANVGVINAKADAALAYRKLLQTTGTLTIK
- a CDS encoding tail fiber domain-containing protein, with protein sequence MKKITTSLCLLFVLGATFSVSAQNVWTGTAIPTTTGGAVGIGNTAPTARLDINSGSTISALKINHGYRVFNGTNVPNIIEVYNQVTNIIPPVNPVLINWLSYGGVFGLQSLSNTVNESRMMYNDNLGNVRSSGIAMYSSPSFGNGTIINSIRGVAYLNFLNGGNGSPTGGVTVLGNGNNELYVDGRLQVSFEARAQSFISTSDRRLKDNIKPLKDIPGNLFNLNTYSYTFKPKKEGEGKADTKLHFGLIAQEVEKEFPNLVTIDEKGNYALNYIEIIPLLINELKDQKNEIKDLKAKMDAIEAKLNAMGDNKNTSPSMVNTSTSYSLEQNAPNPFNQETVIRFNAGDTNAAIGIYDLSGRQMQLIPIKKGEKQISITARTLTAGTYIYNLVANGKIIDSKKMIVTN
- a CDS encoding organic hydroperoxide resistance protein, whose amino-acid sequence is MKVLYSTVATATGGRNGHVKSENGVLDLEVRMPKGLGGANEDFTNPEMLFAAGYSACFDSALNLVIKQSKIKTGETKVTAKVSLGQLENGGFGLAVDLHANIPEVSLEEAQSLIEKAHQVCPYSNATRGNIEVKLSVTNTES
- the mdlD gene encoding NAD(P)-dependent benzaldehyde dehydrogenase MdlD, whose protein sequence is MTPELDQHIRNVFEKQKAFFKTNQTKDIEFRKAQLSKFRDVFLSHTDTLCEALDIDLGKSRKEAEYVEIQIVSSELDYLLENIDEWAKPTFVESKPHPSGGEIVSKIMYEPYGVNYIIGPFNYPVQLTFSPLIGALIAGNTAIIKPSENTPHVAKVIEDIVNEAFDESYVKVIQGAIEENTLLLSLPFDYIFFTGSPNVGKIVMKAAAEQLIPLTLELGGKSPTIVHKDADLDKAVAKISYGKWINCGQTCVAPDYIYIHESVKDTFISKFTAYLKATYPDGSLGKIGKIVNPGQIKHLASYLEAAPDKVIYGGRYNLDNRHFEATLMDNVTWDDQVMQQEIFGPILPIMTYTDINVVLEEINSRPKPLALYVFSESQEFADDVLNRTTSGDAEINSAIIHVGSHFLPFGGVGTSGMGKYHGKFSFYAFSHSRSVLQVK
- a CDS encoding TetR/AcrR family transcriptional regulator, whose product is MISKEENILFAAEKLFAEKGFEGTSTREISKAANVNISMISYYFGSKEKLYEKLVEYRMNEGQFFSKDILERTDINEWEKIEKIVDKFSAKIKDQKCFYRIMQREQLHAENPQIVEFLKQTKMVFISTYSQILESGLRKGIFTKNPPIYLLHATVSGTLFYAFNGKEMYKEFLNDTEDEEVFDKKYYAELNKHIKHILKDLLGYEENK
- a CDS encoding DNA polymerase III subunit, producing the protein MNWENIAGQESLKKLLKDSIKENRVSHAQLFVGKEGYGTFPLVLAYAKDILQRENEHAASKVEHLNHLDLHFSFPVYTDNKNSLSKNKFEDFREMILASPYASYDDWTAFLDSENKQLFISADEVDDQNQKFSLKSFEGGTKILIVWRADKMNIAASNKFLKFLEEPPAKTIILLTAESSNDILPTILSRTQIVEVPRINDTDIEAYLKNSFSVSDDQSREIVHEAQGNLNDAIKLLKSENKNEEFERLFIQWVRDAFQVKKKPEFLKNIILWAREIAGWNREKQKNFLDYCSEIFRLALLQNYQSESLVYKKINANGFNWTGFSKFISGANIESILEEISTADLHLTRNGNPKIIWTDLGIKLSRYIHKTT